Proteins encoded in a region of the Athene noctua chromosome 4, bAthNoc1.hap1.1, whole genome shotgun sequence genome:
- the LOC141959532 gene encoding putative N-acetyltransferase family 8 member 5 isoform X1, translating to MAASRRRRRRHFPFSACACCVPGAAVSPGCRQPMASYRIRQYRDQDYDTVRTLFARGILEHAPAGYRHVLRSARVQLGLLVLFAAARAAAGYWVLGLGTVALALVAIWLLVRSFSTSYVCQALSTDLCDIPTSYLRAPDSCFWVAEAGGAVVGMVAVAPPEDPAERGVALELKRMSVSKDYRGRGISKALCGEVLRFARARGYGAVVLSTSMVQVAAQQLYEGQGFRRVGAFSPSLLGSLLCFQIFHYRCDLPGHAAAPPR from the exons ATGGCAGCATCACGGCGTCGGCGGAGGCGGCACTTCCCCTTCAGCGCCTGCGCTTGCTGCGTCCCCGGAGCCGCCGTCAGCCCCGG GTGCCGGCAGCCCATGGCGTCCTACCGCATCCGGCAGTACCGGGACCAGGACTACGACACCGTCCGGACCCTCTTCGCCCGCGGCATCTTGGAGCACGCGCCGGCCGGCTACCGCCACGTCCTGCGCTCGGCGCGGgtgcagctggggctgctggtcCTCTTCGCGGCAGCGCGGGCGGCCGCCGGCTactgggtgctggggctggggacagtggCGCTGGCGCTGGTGGCCATCTGGCTCCTGGTCCGCTCCTTCAGCACCTCGTACGTGTGCCAGGCGCTGAGCACCGACCTCTGCGACATCCCCACCAGCTACCTGCGGGCACCCGACTCCTGCTTCTGGGTGGCGGAGGCCGGCGGGGCCGTGGTGGGTATGGTGGCCGTGGCACCGCCGGAGGACCCGGCCGAGAGAGGGGTGGCCCTGGAGCTGAAGCGCATGTCGGTCAGCAAGGACTACCGGGGCCGGGGCATCTCCAAAGCGCTCTGCGGGGAGGTGCTGCGCTTCGCCCGGGCGCGGGGCTACGGCGCGGTGGTTCTCTCCACCTCCATGGTGCAGGTGGCGGCCCAGCAGCTCTACGAGGGCCAGGGCTTCAGGAGGGTGGGTGCCTTCAGCCCCTCGCTGCTCGGCAGCCTCCTCTGCTTCCAGATCTTCCACTACCGCTGCGACCTGCCCGGGCACGCCGCGGCCCCGCCACGCTAG
- the LOC141959532 gene encoding putative N-acetyltransferase family 8 member 5 isoform X2, which produces MASYRIRQYRDQDYDTVRTLFARGILEHAPAGYRHVLRSARVQLGLLVLFAAARAAAGYWVLGLGTVALALVAIWLLVRSFSTSYVCQALSTDLCDIPTSYLRAPDSCFWVAEAGGAVVGMVAVAPPEDPAERGVALELKRMSVSKDYRGRGISKALCGEVLRFARARGYGAVVLSTSMVQVAAQQLYEGQGFRRVGAFSPSLLGSLLCFQIFHYRCDLPGHAAAPPR; this is translated from the coding sequence ATGGCGTCCTACCGCATCCGGCAGTACCGGGACCAGGACTACGACACCGTCCGGACCCTCTTCGCCCGCGGCATCTTGGAGCACGCGCCGGCCGGCTACCGCCACGTCCTGCGCTCGGCGCGGgtgcagctggggctgctggtcCTCTTCGCGGCAGCGCGGGCGGCCGCCGGCTactgggtgctggggctggggacagtggCGCTGGCGCTGGTGGCCATCTGGCTCCTGGTCCGCTCCTTCAGCACCTCGTACGTGTGCCAGGCGCTGAGCACCGACCTCTGCGACATCCCCACCAGCTACCTGCGGGCACCCGACTCCTGCTTCTGGGTGGCGGAGGCCGGCGGGGCCGTGGTGGGTATGGTGGCCGTGGCACCGCCGGAGGACCCGGCCGAGAGAGGGGTGGCCCTGGAGCTGAAGCGCATGTCGGTCAGCAAGGACTACCGGGGCCGGGGCATCTCCAAAGCGCTCTGCGGGGAGGTGCTGCGCTTCGCCCGGGCGCGGGGCTACGGCGCGGTGGTTCTCTCCACCTCCATGGTGCAGGTGGCGGCCCAGCAGCTCTACGAGGGCCAGGGCTTCAGGAGGGTGGGTGCCTTCAGCCCCTCGCTGCTCGGCAGCCTCCTCTGCTTCCAGATCTTCCACTACCGCTGCGACCTGCCCGGGCACGCCGCGGCCCCGCCACGCTAG